From the genome of Symphalangus syndactylus isolate Jambi chromosome 5, NHGRI_mSymSyn1-v2.1_pri, whole genome shotgun sequence, one region includes:
- the LYSMD2 gene encoding lysM and putative peptidoglycan-binding domain-containing protein 2 isoform X2 has translation MEQIKRANKLFTNDCIFLKKTLNIPVISEKPLLFNGLNSIDCPENETVDNSFSQEEEPVVAGEDLPPPSPQESDVQPVQPEEVSARDFLQRLDLQIKLSTQAAKKLKEESRDEESPYATSLYHS, from the exons atggaGCAGATTAAAAGGGCCAATAAACTGTTTACCAATGATTGTATATTTCTGAAGAAAACTTTGAACATCCCAGTTATATCAGAGAAGCCTTTGTTGTTTAATGGACTTAACTCCATTGATTGTCCAGAAAATGAAACTGTTGATAACAGTTTTTCTCAGGAAGAGGAGCCAGTGGTGGCCGGGGAAGACCTCCCTCCTCCCAGTCCTCAAGAATCTGATGTTCAGCCTGTGCAGCCTGAGGAAGTGTCAGCCAGAGATTTCCTGCAGAGACTTGACTTGCAGATTAAGTTATCAACACAGGCAGCCAAGAAGCTAAAAGAAGAGAGCAG agatgaAGAAAGTCCCTATGCAACTTCCCTCTATCACAGTTAG